The Strix aluco isolate bStrAlu1 chromosome 23, bStrAlu1.hap1, whole genome shotgun sequence DNA window TATTCTCACAAAGAGGCTAActagaactcaaaaaaaaaaaacaaaaccaacccaacaacaaaaataaaacaaataaaaataaaaaggccaggaattattttaatgttaaaaaataaaataaaataaaagcggATATGGCAACGCTACTAGTAAAGTGGAATACATCACAGAAACCAAAGTCTTTTTGCAGGCAACACTGTTTGGAGAGAGGAGAACACTTGATGGGTGAAAAAAGTGAAGTTCTAAATTATATACAACAGTATCTAACGGTGGCTTTGAAAAACAGTCTCCTTTAACGTGATTCAACGTTTAACTTGCCGTTATCTATTGCTTATTTATTCAGATCCGTAATAACACTTAAGAGAGAGACGGATGCGTAAAAACGAGACACCGTGGaataaagaaaaaccaaaaaaacagctTTTCGTATGAAAACGCCACGTGTACGCGCTTGTCCGATGTGGAATGTACCTACAGTCGTTTCACGGGCCGGGGGCTTCTCCTCGCCGCGCCGCTCCGGGAGGAAAACCGGTCGGTCTGTCCGGCAAGAGAGCCGGGACACGCTCGCTTGTGGGGGTGAGCTCGTGGGAAGCGCCCCGCAAGCTTCTTATCACCCCGAAACTCGTTTCCAGGCGGAAAAGTCCGACTTGCCCGGCTGTGAACAGACAGGATCCGAAAGCGTCTGGTAGCGAGATGGAAAAAAGGGGCGGAAAGCCCTAATCCTTATGAAGGACGAGACTCAGTTGTTAAATTTTAAGGGGTATCCGATGGCTTTTTCCAGGCACTCTACCAAAGAGCCGGCGGAAAGAAAATCCCTCTCCACTTCCACAAATTTGATGTAGATGGATTTGGGCGACACGCCGGGCTCTACGACGCAGTTCTGAGATAAAAAGGCGTTGATCCCGACCCAATCTTTGCTGAAGGTTTTGGTGTTTGCCTGAAAGTGTAAAAACAGGCACTGCTGGAGAGTCCGGACCTCGGCGATGCCGAGGTAACAGTAGATAATCCGGGCGGATTCCATGTCCACCCGGAGGGAGGCTTGTGGCGAAGGGACCTCCAGCTCCCCTTGAGTCTCATTGCCAGGATCGGGCCCCCTGTGCTCGGCGAGAGGGGAGGGGGGCTTCTCGTGGCACTCTTCGTACCCGATGGCATACAAGCCGGGGCTTTTGGGGATCCCTCCCGGTAATAAATACTGAACGACGTTTCCTCCGGTGGGTTTGGAGTGAGCGATTGGTATCCAGTCGATCTCCATGTGCAGCTCGAGGCATCTGGCTTCGCTGATGGTGATCTCCAGGAATTTGTAATAAACGtttttccagttcattttctGCACTCTGGTCATGATAACCCGACCCTCCGGTTTTTCCGAGTTGAAATATTCCCGGAGCCGCTTGCCGAGGGGTACCTGGGAGCTGATCTCCGCGTAGTGGTAACGAATATCCTCCTTCCAGCGGGTGTTGTAACCGATGCCGAAAATGGCCAGTTTGTTAGAAAGATGTAGCCTGGAGAAGTCCGTCCAGCTCTGAAACAGCTCCCACTTCAACTGGACCGACTCCAAGATTTGCATAATATTCTGCATGACGTCGCGCTTCCTGGAAATTAAAAAACACGGAGAGAAGGATAAAGGCATCAGTAAACCGGAGCGGCAAAACCATCCCGGCAAACGCAACGACCTTCGGAAAACAGTAATCCCTTTCAGCTTTCTCAGCTGCTTTTTAGACAGTGGGTATTTTATTCCTCTATACATCCTACATTGCTAGGTGGGTTTATGGATTATAACACCACGCtgatgttttttttaattaatctcagcaaaactaaagaaaaaacccaacctgaaCTCCCTCCGATATCTCAAGCAAACAACAACCTCTGCCGGAAATGAGATTTCACGCAAAAAGTTCTGCAGGAGATAACCCAGTACAGAAAAGGAGAGCTGATAAATCCCCAAGTTCAGCTTCCAAGAAAGATTTCTGCTCTTcccaaccccaaaaaaccacacgGTGGAAACGCCCCGCTCCTACCTGCGCTGCTTCGAACCCACCGCGAGCAAACACGTGTCCGGTGCCGCTAAATAAATGCAAACTCAGTTACTGAGTTATTCTTTACAGCCACGtgtccccagcagcacccagagctgCATCCGCCACTCAAACTGCTTCCACCTCGTCATTACTCCAAAATTAACGCGAGCGAACGGGGCTgtagttgtaaaaaaaaaaaaaaaaaacacccacaaagtGAGCACCAAGTCGCTCCGAAAGGCTCGGCCCAGCGCTGGGTCAGCAACAGGGCTCAAGGGACTGACCCCGCCCAGACCCAAGGGATGGGATAACCTGCTGCGGGATGGATAACAGAAATCCCTCGGGATTGCCAATAAAAAAAATCCCCGCGTTTCCCAAGATTTCTCTTCGCTCCCAGTAACGACGCCGGCATCAAAGCGAGTTTCCACGGAGGGATTTACGCTTTGCTAAGCCATCAGGAGCGAGCACTCGCGTGCGCCTGAAGCGAGCTGGAACAGCTTCCTCCAGGATGAATGAGACACTTAGGGTGTAATTAGCTAGTAGGGAGAACTACTAATTTTAGGAGTTATTGTCCTATAATCAAAGCTGTAGGAAGATAATGCGATACTCGTTTGGTAATAGAGAAATCTCTCTTGGTCCAACAAATCGGATTTGAAAGCTTGCTCCACGCAACTCCCTTTTATCTGTCGTGCCGAACTGCAATCCCACGGGGGTCACCTCA harbors:
- the MSANTD2 gene encoding myb/SANT-like DNA-binding domain-containing protein 2 isoform X12, coding for MEEYSQEDWGNHSQDLHCYQTGEQELDEMPTTKRTLKIKQESSEDTQKRDVMQNIMQILESVQLKWELFQSWTDFSRLHLSNKLAIFGIGYNTRWKEDIRYHYAEISSQVPLGKRLREYFNSEKPEGRVIMTRVQKMNWKNVYYKFLEITISEARCLELHMEIDWIPIAHSKPTGGNVVQYLLPGGIPKSPGLYAIGYEECHEKPPSPLAEHRGPDPGNETQGELEVPSPQASLRVDMESARIIYCYLGIAEVRTLQQCLFLHFQANTKTFSKDWVGINAFLSQNCVVEPGVSPKSIYIKFVEVERDFLSAGSLVECLEKAIGYPLKFNN
- the MSANTD2 gene encoding myb/SANT-like DNA-binding domain-containing protein 2 isoform X4 gives rise to the protein MAASCGSSQLPAAEPPLKIPKMEVLSPGSPGALSDGNPSLSDPSTPSGASPLGPGPGPAAGGAGLGGGGGAGGRGGASPSVSFSPGGAAAAAAAAACRGMSWTPAETNALIAVWGNERLVEARYQQLEGAGTVFGSKAPGPAMYERVSRALAELGYERTPSQCRERIKTLRRCYSRVKEHGVGKRKSSYTFEQLEQVFGQGGWDSQPCQPVLINSSGLYQELESDGSTMEEYSQEDWGNHSQDLHCYQTGEQELDEMPTTKRTLKIKQESSEDTQKRDVMQNIMQILESVQLKWELFQSWTDFSRLHLSNKLAIFGIGYNTRWKEDIRYHYAEISSQVPLGKRLREYFNSEKPEGRVIMTRVQKMNWKNVYYKFLEITISEARCLELHMEIDWIPIAHSKPTGGNVVQYLLPGGIPKSPGLYAIGYEECHEKPPSPLAEHRGPDPGNETQGELEVPSPQASLRVDMESARIIYCYLGIAEVRTLQQCLFLHFQANTKTFSKDWVGINAFLSQNCVVEPGVSPKSIYIKFVEVERDFLSAGSLVECLEKAIGYPLKFNN
- the MSANTD2 gene encoding myb/SANT-like DNA-binding domain-containing protein 2 isoform X6 translates to MRDRKLEMAVLQNNKQKPRSLPVCAVTGQLSGTTEQELSWTPRGVEEQLHKRQSELVRNAKYTLRRCYSRVKEHGVGKRKSSYTFEQLEQVFGQGGWDSQPCQPVLINSSGLYQELESDGSTMEEYSQEDWGNHSQDLHCYQTGEQELDEMPTTKRTLKIKQESSEDTQKRDVMQNIMQILESVQLKWELFQSWTDFSRLHLSNKLAIFGIGYNTRWKEDIRYHYAEISSQVPLGKRLREYFNSEKPEGRVIMTRVQKMNWKNVYYKFLEITISEARCLELHMEIDWIPIAHSKPTGGNVVQYLLPGGIPKSPGLYAIGYEECHEKPPSPLAEHRGPDPGNETQGELEVPSPQASLRVDMESARIIYCYLGIAEVRTLQQCLFLHFQANTKTFSKDWVGINAFLSQNCVVEPGVSPKSIYIKFVEVERDFLSAGSLVECLEKAIGYPLKFNN
- the MSANTD2 gene encoding myb/SANT-like DNA-binding domain-containing protein 2 isoform X5, giving the protein MRDRKLEMAVLQNNKQKPRSLPVCAVTGQLSGLFSVTCPKFTGFLSICINICMCTLGTTEQELSWTPRGVEEQLHKRQSELVRNAKYTLRRCYSRVKEHGVGKRKSSYTFEQLEQVFGQGGWDSQPCQPVLINSSGLYQELESDGSTMEEYSQEDWGNHSQDLHCYQTGEQELDEMPTTKRTLKIKQESSEDTQKRDVMQNIMQILESVQLKWELFQSWTDFSRLHLSNKLAIFGIGYNTRWKEDIRYHYAEISSQVPLGKRLREYFNSEKPEGRVIMTRVQKMNWKNVYYKFLEITISEARCLELHMEIDWIPIAHSKPTGGNVVQYLLPGGIPKSPGLYAIGYEECHEKPPSPLAEHRGPDPGNETQGELEVPSPQASLRVDMESARIIYCYLGIAEVRTLQQCLFLHFQANTKTFSKDWVGINAFLSQNCVVEPGVSPKSIYIKFVEVERDFLSAGSLVECLEKAIGYPLKFNN
- the MSANTD2 gene encoding myb/SANT-like DNA-binding domain-containing protein 2 isoform X7, with product MGCYSRVKEHGVGKRKSSYTFEQLEQVFGQGGWDSQPCQPVLINSSGLYQELESDGSTMEEYSQEDWGNHSQDLHCYQTGEQELDEMPTTKRTLKIKQESSEDTQKRDVMQNIMQILESVQLKWELFQSWTDFSRLHLSNKLAIFGIGYNTRWKEDIRYHYAEISSQVPLGKRLREYFNSEKPEGRVIMTRVQKMNWKNVYYKFLEITISEARCLELHMEIDWIPIAHSKPTGGNVVQYLLPGGIPKSPGLYAIGYEECHEKPPSPLAEHRGPDPGNETQGELEVPSPQASLRVDMESARIIYCYLGIAEVRTLQQCLFLHFQANTKTFSKDWVGINAFLSQNCVVEPGVSPKSIYIKFVEVERDFLSAGSLVECLEKAIGYPLKFNN